From a single Miscanthus floridulus cultivar M001 chromosome 8, ASM1932011v1, whole genome shotgun sequence genomic region:
- the LOC136477392 gene encoding cellulose synthase-like protein H1, whose protein sequence is MGRAKKLQERVPIRRTAWKLADLVVLSLLLALLAHRATSLLGGAGTTPPRCWLAVAALFCEAWFTLLWLLNMNCKWNPVRFETYPDRLPERADELPAVDVFVTTADPELEPPVVTVNTVLSLLAVDYPAGKLACYVSDDGCSPLTCYALREAAAFARLWVPFCRRHGVGVRAPLVYFSSTSEPRAAGQEFLQEWTVIKNEYEKLVSQVEKLEEATLVQSDSEFTEFLGVERNNHPTVIKVLWDNSKSTTGEGFPSLVYISREKRPRFHQHFKAGAMNVLTRVSAVLTNAPIMLNVDCDMFANNPQVILHAMCLLLGFDNEVHSGFVQAPQIFYDALKDDPFGNQTEVMYKKLGYGFAGLQGIYYNGTGCFHRRKVIYGVPPDFITRQVKQRIKGSPYSEELQLQVKLGNQKELIKSAWSIISGDMLPAPTVDLSSRIEVAKEVSACSYETSTCWGQEIGWVYGSTTEDILTGQRIHAAGWKSALLNTNPPAFLGSAPTGGPASLTQYKRWATGLFEILLSRNNPILLSICRRLQFRQCLAYLVIDVWPLRAPFELCYSLLGPYCLLANHSFLPKPSESGFSIPLALFLSYNTYNFMEYMDCRLSARAWWNNQRMQRIISSSAWLLAFLTVLLKTIGLSDTVFEVTRKDKSTSGGDCGTDEANLGRFTFDSSPVFVPATAIAILNIVAIAVGVWRVVAGAAEDGGPGVGEFVCCSWLLLCFWPFVTGIVGKGSYGIPWSVKLKAGLLVAAFVHFCR, encoded by the exons ATGGGGAGAGCCAAGAAGCTGCAGGAGAGGGTCCCGATCCGCCGCACGGCGTGGAAGCTAGCCGACCTCGTCGTCCTCTCCCTGCTCCTCGCCCTCCTCGCCCACCGTGCCACCTCTCTGCTGGGCGGCGCCGGCACGACGCCGCCGCGCTGCTGGCTCGCCGTCGCGGCGCTCTTCTGCGAGGCGTGGTTCACGCTCCTGTGGCTGCTCAACATGAACTGCAAGTGGAACCCCGTCCGGTTCGAGACGTACCCCGACCGCCTCCCCGAAAG GGCCGACGAGCTCCCGGCGGTAGATGTGTTCGTGACCACGGCGGACCCGGAGCTGGAGCCACCGGTTGTGACCGTGAACACCGTGCTCTCGCTTCTTGCCGTGGACTACCCGGCCGGCAAGCTGGCGTGCTACGTCTCGGACGACGGCTGCTCGCCGTTGACCTGCTACGCGCTGCGCGAGGCTGCCGCGTTCGCGAGGCTCTGGGTGCCGTTCTGCAGGAGGCACGGAGTCGGTGTCAGAGCTCCCTTGGTCTACTTCTCCTCCACCTCAGAGCCCCGCGCCGCCGGCCAAGAGTTCTTGCAAGAATGGACGGTCATAAAG AACGAGTACGAGAAGTTGGTGAGTCAGGTCGAGAAATTAGAGGAGGCCACTCTTGTGCAGAGTGACAGTGAGTTCACTGAGTTCTTGGGTGTGGAGCGAAATAATCACCCAACCGTAATTAAG GTCCTGTGGGACAACAGCAAGAGCACGACAGGAGAAGGGTTCCCAAGTCTGGTATACATCTCAAGAGAAAAGAGACCCAGATTTCACCAGCACTTCAAGGCCGGGGCCATGAATGTCCTG ACAAGGGTTTCCGCTGTGCTGACCAATGCGCCAATCATGCTGAACGTGGACTGCGACATGTTTGCAAACAACCCACAAGTCATTCTCCATGCAATGTGCCTCCTGTTGGGATTCGACAACGAGGTCCACAGCGGATTTGTTCAGGCACCACAGATATTCTATGATGCCCTCAAGGATGATCCTTTTGGAAACCAGACGGAAGTCATGTACAAG AAGCTTGGGTATGGATTTGCTGGACTTCAAGGAATTTATTATAACGGGACGGGTTGCTTTCACCGAAGGAAAGTCATTTATGGCGTGCCACCGGACTTCATCACCAGACAAGTCAAACAAAGGATAAAAG GCTCACCATATAGCGAGGAGCTGCAACTGCAAGTGAAGCTTGGCAATCAAAAAGAACTAATCAAATCAGCTTGGAGCATCATATCCGGAGACATGCTCCCAGCACCAACTGTAGATTTATCAAGTCGCATCGAAGTGGCAAAAGAAGTGTCTGCCTGCAGCTATGAGACCAGCACATGTTGGGGACAGGAG ATTGGCTGGGTTTATGGATCAACGACTGAGGACATTCTGACCGGGCAGCGGATCCATGCTGCTGGCTGGAAATCAGCACTTCTGAACACCAATCCGCCGGCGTTCCTCGGCAGCGCACCGACGGGTGGGCCAGCCAGCCTAACCCAGTACAAGAGATGGGCGACAGGCCTCTTTGAGATACTCCTGAGCCGGAACAACCCAATTCTTCTCTCCATCTGCAGGCGCTTGCAATTCCGGCAATGCCTTGCCTACCTGGTCATCGACGTGTGGCCGCTGAGGGCACCTTTTGAGCTCTGCTATTCGCTGCTGGGACCTTACTGCCTTCTTGCAAACCACTCTTTTCTGCCAAAG CCATCAGAATCAGGTTTCAGCATCCCGTTAGCCCTATTCCTGAGTTACAACACATACAACTTCATGGAGTACATGGATTGCCGGCTCTCAGCTCGTGCCTGGTGGAACAACCAAAGGATGCAGCGGATCATCTCATCCTCCGCTTGGCTCCTCGCGTTCCTCACCGTGCTACTTAAGACTATAGGGCTCTCTGATACAGTGTTCGAGGTCACTCGCAAGGACAAGAGCACGTCCGGTGGCGATTGTGGTACAGACGAGGCTAACCTTGGGCGGTTCACCTTTGATTCGTCACCGGTGTTCGTCCCTGCGACAGCAATTGCAATCTTGAACATTGTCGCCATAGCTGTCGGAGTATGGCGGGTGGTTGCCGGAGCGGCTGAAGACGGTGGCCCGGGTGTTGGGGAATTCGTGTGCTGTAGCTGGCTGCTGCTATGTTTCTGGCCATTTGTGACAGGAATTGTGGGCAAGGGAAGCTATGGCATCCCCTGGAGTGTCAAGCTGAAGGCTGGTTTGCTTGTGGCTGCGTTCGTACACTTTTGCAGATGA